A single window of Narcine bancroftii isolate sNarBan1 chromosome 1, sNarBan1.hap1, whole genome shotgun sequence DNA harbors:
- the LOC138754729 gene encoding uncharacterized protein, whose amino-acid sequence MEFYEAAPLVAVGGGLFEPRLPLAALFSIEAADLWSVRVWLSARGDGARSLSLSPVLPGFTPHGVGCVSDTLSPWNRSLKSALFMTGVRSEVVLTQPASVVKKPGESVTLTSSITRLESKASNFVYLEINSLRVEDTATYYCARGTGARPLQKPQRERLPSGPRNERAAGLSTGNRSRGVRRNPGKTRGSADRFTEQVGAEPRGWDRSQGIRSPHARPVWMGVGRCGVSGLGHSERGGGC is encoded by the exons atggaattttaTGAAGCAGCGCCTCTGGTTGCAGTGGGTGGGGGCCTGTTCGAGCCGCGGCTCCCTCTCGCTGCCCTCTTCTCTATTGAAGCCGCCGATCTGTGGAGTGTCCGTGTCTGGCTCAGTGCGCGGGGCGATGGGGCTCGCTCCTTATCTCTTTCACCTGTCCTGCCTGGCTTCACCCCGCACGGGGTCGGCTGCGTCTCGGACACTCTCTCCCCGTGGAACCGTTCCCTGAAGTCCGCTCTTTTCATGACAGGCGTGCGGTCCGAGGTGGTGCTGACCCAGCCCGCGTCAGTGGTGAAAAAGCCCGGGGAGTCCGTCACACTGACCT CAAGTATTACGCGCCTGGAGTCCAAGGCCAGCAACTTCGTCTACCTGGAAATAAACAGCCTGAGAGTGGAGGACACGGCCACCTATTACTGTGCGAGAGGAACCGGGGCTCGGCCGCTGCAAAAACCCCAGCGAGAGCGCCTGCCCTCAGGGCCCCGGAATGAGAGGGCAGCAGGATTGAGCACAGGGAATAGGAGCCGAGGGGTCCGCCGCAATCCCGGAAAGACCAGGGGATCCGCGGATCGATTCACAGAGCAGGTCGGAGCCGAGCCCCGTGGATGGGacaggagtcagggaatcaggAGCCCCCACGCCCGGCCAGTGTGGATGGGAGTGGGTCGGTGCGGAGTGAGTGGGCTCGGACACAGTGAGAGGGGCGGAGGTTGTTGA